Part of the Natrinema caseinilyticum genome is shown below.
GTCCTTCCCCAACTCAGCTATCAGGCTGGAGTGATGGCAGCCGCCCTCGTCTTCGCCCTGTACGTCTCACTCGGCGGAATGTGGGCGGTCACATGGACAGACTTTTTCCAGGGTATCATAATGTTCCTGCTCACGCTCGTTCCCGTCCCGATTGTCTGGGCGCAACTGGGCGTCACGGGAACGCTTAACCAGGCGATGGCGGCCGATCCGGGATTCGGATCAACCAAGGCTCCGGGACTGATGCACCTCGGCTTGGGGCTCGTGTGGATCCTCGCGTTCCTCGCGCTTCCGCAGATGGGACAGCGCGTCCTCGCGAGCGACTCCGACAGGACCGCTCGCCGGAGTTTCATGTATATGAACGTCCTCTACATTTTCTCGTTCACGCTCTCAATATTCTGGGTGGCCGGTGCCGCCAAGGTGCTCGAACCGAATCTCGCCAACGCCGACTACTTCTATTACGCAGTTCTGAGCAGTTACTTCGGGCCCGTCATGCAGGGACTCGGTGCTGCGGGGCTACTGTCGGCCGTGATGTCCACGACCGACGCGCTTCTAGTGGCGCTGAGCGCGAGCGTCTCCCATGACATCCCGAAGTCGCTGAACGTCGACCTGTCCGAGCGCCAAGAAACGCTCCTCGGAGTCGGTGTGATGTGGACCGGTGTGATAGTCGCTGCTGTCGTGGCGTTTAATCCACCAGCTATCATCGGCCTGATGACTACTCTCGTCGCCGGAGGTGCTGCCAGCGGCCTGTTCCCGGCGCTTGCCGTTGGGACGTGGTGGAAACGGGGGAACTCGTACGGGGCAATCGCCTCGATGATTGTCGGGTTCCTTACCTACGGTATATTATTGTTCGGCGACATTATGGCAGTCCCGTACACCGAAGCGCTCGTCGCAGTTCCACTCGGACTGATCGTCTATATCGTGGTCAGTCTAGGGACCCGTCGGCCGACTGGTGACGAACTCGCCGGATTCCAAGAATTCCACTCCCATCAATCGTTCGTCGAGTCACAGACCGAAACGGACGACTGATGGTCGACCCCCTCAGAGCACCCTCAAGCGGTCCGGGTGCCCGCGGTTTGCTCGACGTTCAACCAATATCGCCAGAGCAGCCTCACTTTCAATCGGAGAAGGACTGCCAGACGGAACCCTACGTGGTGGGTGAGCTTCCACGGCGGGCGGTCGCTCCGCTCGGTTACTCCTGATAAGAGTGCCCCGACGGCGGACCGGGATTCGTCGTCGATACCGCCGACGTCGACCACACAAGCATCAGCGGTCATCTCCTCGCGCATCTCTTCCGTTGAGAAGAACTTCAGCCCGAAGGCCAGGACGGGATTACTCTTCGCGGTAACGGCATCGACGGTGAACTGATCCGGAGCCGTCACGGTGATCCGGTCGCCCTCCTCACCCGACCCCAGCATGAGCTGCTCACCGCCGCTCGTGTCGGTGGTTTCCACCGAATACTCGTACCCGAGATTGTCGAGTGTGTCCGTCGCTCTTGAGACGAAATCTTCCCTCGACATCCCGCAGAACGTGCGCCACTCACTGCCGATGTACAGCGTCAGTGCCTTCCGTAACATGTTCCGAATCAGAACTGCCAAAGAAAAGAAGTTATTGGTAACCGGATCGACTAAACCGTGTTCGCGAGGAGGGGACTGGCCGATCGTACATGAGCCAACTCTGATCCCCCGATATCAATCGGTTCGTTTCCTCCGTTGCTACCGGTTAGTCGTCTTAACCAAATAGACGCATCTGAGCTTGATTCGGTAATTCCGGAGTTGTCGGACCGCCACCTTATTTACAGTCTTATGGCTGTAATCATCATAGCGCCGGCGGAAATACTACTCTGAGGGATTCACACCCATACATTCTCCAATATTCGAAATCAGTAGTTCAACGGGGAACCGACTTCACTTCGGTCATTCCAAAGAACCGCGTCGATTTATGCTAAATCCCCTCACGGATGCGGCTGGCTGCGATTCTGCGCCATTCACTGTCATGACGCCTCCGATATGTTACGGGAATATCGTACCGTTCCCGCCATAACGGAGGACGCGTTCACGGTTTAGCGCCTCGACCAGAGGCGGACAGATGACACTACATCTGGAGCCAGCGACAGAACTAGTGGTTACCGGTCTTAATCGTGTTCCGGCTGCGGACTGTGCCACGGTCGTTGGCGTTCGAACGCTCCGCTGACTGCGAGGACGTCCGTTTCGGCGAATCGGTCACCGACTATCTGCATACCGACGGGCAAGGACCCGTCGACGAACCCAGCCGGGATCGACGCGGCCGGATGATCGGTCATATTGAAGATCCAGCTCAAAATCCAATCGACAAACGGATCGATCTCGGTCCCCTCGATTTCGGTCGGTCCGAGGCGGTCGGCCTTGAACGGCGGTACCGCTATCGTCGGCGTTACCAACAAGTCGTACGCGTCGAACACACGCCTGACATCGGCGTAGACGTCGGTCCGAACGGCGTCAGCTTGCTTGCACTCCATTGCTGAGTGAGCGCGACCGGCCTCAACGATGTTTGTGAACAGCGAATCGATCTCCGACCGATGGTCGCCGAGCAGGTCGATGGTATGCACGTCACGTATCTGGCGATCGAGATCGGCCAACATCACCTGAAAGAGGGTCTCCCACGCAGTGCGGATCTCGTCCGGATCACGATCAAAACTGACAGCGATCTCGTCGACTATCGCGCCCGCCGCCGAAAGAGCGTCGACCGCATCATCGACGGTCCGCCGGACGCGACTGTCGATCGTGAACATACCCAGCGTCGGACTGTACGCGATTTCGAGATCGTCTATCGGGCGGGTAACGCTCGCAACGTAATCCGTCTCCGTCTCTGGATGCGTGAACGGATCATTGGAGTGTGGTCCAGTCATCACGTCGAGCAGTAGCGCGGCGTCTTCAACGGTCCTGGTCAGCGGTCCGTGCTGGACGAACGGGGTGTGTTTCGCGAACGCGTTCGACGGGTTCCCGTTTGGTATCCGACCGAACGTCGGCTTGAACCCGTACACGCCACAGCAGGCGGCCGGGATCCGGATCGAGCCCCCGGCATCAGATCCCTGCGCCGCCGCTGCAAGACCGTCCGCGACGGCGGCGGCGCTCCCGCCAGAGGAGCCACCGGCGGTCCTGTCGGTGTCGAACGGCGTCCGGGTCGTTCCGACGAGGTCGTTGTCAGTGGTCGGTCGATTCCCGAATTCGGGGGTGTTCGTTTTCCCAAGAACGATTGCCCCCGCCTCCTCGAGTCGCTCGACCACGGGAGCCGTCCGGTCAGAGACGAAGTCCTCAAAGACCGTCGATCCGAACGTATGATGGACGCCCTCCTTGAACGCGAAGAGGTCCTTGATTGCGATCGGAACTCCGTGGAGCGGACCGGTCTCCTCGCCCCGCTCGACCGCGCGTTCGGCCGCGCGGGCCTCCGCACGCGCTTCCTCACCGACGACCGTACTGTACGCGCGGAGCGTCTCGTTACGTCGGTCGATCCGCTCGAGGTAGGCGTCGACTACCTCAACCGGCGACAGGTCCCCGCTGTCGATTCGTCGCGCAATCTCCATCAGTGACGTAAAGCACGGATCACTCGCCATGGCACGTTGTTTCGCGGATCGTATATTAAGCGTTCCCCACCGCTGGGGACCGAGCACCTCCGCGCGTCGGAGTTAAGTCCCGGTGCGAGGTTCTCGTCCGACGTCTCGAGCGCGGTCGTGTTCATCCGGATTATCATTATGTCGTCGCTGTCGTCGGCAATGCGCTGTTCGTACGTCACGTCCCGAGACACCCACTACATCGTACAGAGAGGTGGACAAGAAGGCGTTCCGTGAGCCCTACCGGGAGGACGCCGAACGGGAGACGAACTGAGTCCCTCTCGGAACGCCCCCTTCCGCATTCGATGGGTCTCCGCGTTCGGGACGGCCGACCGTATCGGCAGTCCGCCACCGCGCTGCTATCAAGTCCGCGAACCTCGAGTACGACCGCCTGTACCGCGATGGGACGAGCGTCAGTCACCGTGACTACCGCGGCAGTGACTGAAACGTTCCTCTTAGCGTTATATGCCTTCGTATGGAACTGCCCATATGGACCAGCGTACCATCGCGTCCCTGGGAATCCTCGGCGTACTCACCGAGAAAGAACGTGCGACCATCCGAGACGTCCACGAGACGCTTCAGCACAACTTCGGCCGATACTGGGGAGCGAGTACCGGTGTACTGAATCCGACGATGACCAGCCTCAAGAATAGCGGTCACGTCGAGTTAGTCCTCGACGACGGCGGTGGCTCGTACCGGATCACCGAATCAGGAATCAATCGACTCCAGTCGTTGCTTCGAGAGCCGATCAAAGACGTCTCTGAGTCGCCGCTACAGGCGTCGTTAGCGATGAAATTCGGCTTCTTGCATCACCTGCCACTCGCCGAACAGAGACAGGAGATCGACAGACTTGCCGACCGATTGCGAACCGCGCGAACGGAGCTGACAGACCTGCGATCGATACACGAAACGGAAGTCGAAGACGCCGAGACGGGGTACCGGCGCGACCTGATCCGACTTCGGATCTTCGTTCTCGACGCGCTCATCGAATGGCTCGAGACGGTCGAGATCGATCGTTCCGCCGAGACGTGACGGTGCAGGTCCATCCTGCGGGTCGACGAGCCACGAACTCGCGACCGTTGCGCGAGCGAAGCGAGTGTGACTACGGCGAGTCGTCGGCGTAGCGTTTCGATCGCGGAGGACGACAGGAACGATATCTGGACGGGGTGTGCTATCCGAGCGCACCGCGATACGTTGAGTTCGTCGAGGAGTTCCCTTCTACGCCGACTGGAAAAGTCCAGAGGTAAGAGCTTCGGGTGCGCGAACGGGAGGCGGAGCCGGACCATCGGAATCGGGAGACGTGATCTCGACCGCTACTGCCGGTACCGATCACAGCGAACATGACGGGGCCGACGGGACAGTTCGCAGCGGTCGCAACGGCTGACGAGACGGGCCAGTCCTTATTCGCCCGGCGTCCACCGCAGGTCGGCGTCCTCGTACTGATCCCGGACGACTTTCTTATCGAACTTTCCGGTCGCCGTTTTCGGCACCTCGTCGGCGAAAACGAACTCGTCGGGGATCCACCACCGCGGATACCGATCTAAGAGAAAGACCCGCAGCTCCTCGGCGTTGACGGTCGCGTCGGGTCTGGAGACGACGCAGGCCAGCGGACGCTCCTGCCATCGATCGTCCGGAACGCCGACGACGGCCGCCTCGAGAACGTCGTCGTGTCTCATCAGCGCGTTCTCGAGTTCGATCGTGGATATCCACTCACCGCCGCTCTTGATCACGTCGCTCTTCTGATCAACTATCTCGAGATACCCGCTCTCGTCGACTGTGACGATGTCGCCGGTCTTGAGCCACCCGTTCTCGAAATCGGCTTGGTTCGCCTCCGGCCGGTTGTAGTACTCGTTGATGACGGTCGGGCCGCGGACGTACAGTTCGCCGAACGATTCGCCGTCCCCGGGACTTCCTCGCCGTTCTCGTCGATGACTTTCGTCTCGAGTCCGGGCGATAACAATCCCTGTTTCTGGCGGATTGCGTACTCCTCGTCCGTGGGCAGCGGTTGCATGGCCGACTTCGGTCACGAATAACTCCCGACGCTCATCGTCTCGGTCATCCCCCACGCGTGCTCGATCACGACGTCGTGTTCCGCCTTGTATCGCCGCATCACGTTCTCGGGAACGGCGCTGCCGCCGGTGAGGATGCGCTCGAGGCTGGAGAGATCGGTGTCGGTCTCCGCGGCATGTTCGAGGAGGTTGATCCAGACGGTCGGAACACCCGCGGTGAAGGTGACGTCCTCGGTCTCGATGAGGTCGGCGAGGTCGGATGCGCTCGGGGACGGACCGGGATACACTTGCTTCGCACCAGTTATTGTCACCGCGTACGGGAGTTCCCATCCGTTCACGTGGAACATCGGCACGACCGGCATCACGACATCGCTCTCGTTGATGTCGAACGTCATGGGAGCAATCGCAATCAGCGAGTGCGCGTAGATCATCTCCTGGGAGTATTCGACGCCTTTCGGCATTCCCGTCGTCCCCGACGTGTAACACATCCCCGCCCGCTGACTCCCATCTAACTGGGGCTACGACGCGTCGGCGTCGTGATCGGCGATCAACTCCTCGTAGGCCATGACGCGCGAGAAATCCGTCTCAGGTACGTCGTCGTCCATCACCACAACCGACTCAACGCTCTCGAGCCGATCCCAGAGCTGTTCGATCGTCCGGAACTCTTCACCCGGATCGACGAAGAGAATCTCGTCAGCGGCGTCATTGACGATGTACTCGATGTGATCGTCCGGGAGTTGGACGTTGATCGTGTGGAGCTGTGCGCCCATCAGCGGGACGGCGAAATACGTCTCGTAGTGTCGATGATGGTTCCAGCCGAACGTGCCGACTCGAGTCCCTTGCGTAACGTCCAGTACCGAAAGGGCGTTCGCCAGGGACTCAACTCGACCGCCGAAGCCTCGATAGGTATACCTGTGTGACGAGCCGTCCGCTTCCGTACAAGACACGATTTCCGTTTCGGGAAAGTGGTTTGTTCCTCGCCAAAAGAGGGGGCGGATTGTGAAGTCTGTCTCCAGAATGACATATACTTGCGGAAAACGGACAAATAAGTGTTTGTCCGCGGGGGATCCGGTGACGAAGACGACCCACGCGGGACGATCATCCGAATAGCGGCAATCGAGAGTGGCTTCCTACCAGACGGACCAACGTCGGACCTCAGCGGTCTGATTCGACGCGGTTTTGATAGCTATCTACCGCGTCGTACAACGCGGTTCGGCGCCGCTCAAGCGCTAGGAAGTGTGTCCCGCCACCGATCTCGGCGTACTCTCGGCACGCTGTACTGTCGAGTTCGTCGTACAGCGCGAGCGCGTCAGACCGGGCCGCGGTCGGGTCGAGCGACCCGCGAACGACGAGCGTCGGAACCGATATCTCGTCGGCTCGATAAGCCGGGTCATCTTCGGTCGACGCGCGCAGGTCTTGGAACGTCCCGTTCGGTACCTCGACCGTCGGGACGTCCGCGCTCTCGAGTCGATACTGCGACGAGGCGAGTCCCTGCCAGACCGCCTCAAGGACCGGGTCTGACTCTGGTTCCCCGCTGCGCCACCTGGACGGGTTCGTCCCATCCGGAATTTGGTCGTTCCATCGCTCACGGACGTCGTCCCGCGTAATCCGACGGAACGGCTCGAGCGGTTCCACGTCGACGAACCGAGCAGCCACATCCGCGGGCGGTCGGTAGACTGGCGCGACCTGCGTCAGCGACGCGACGTCGTCGTTGACGGTCGTGACGTAGACACCGCAGACGATGCTGCCCCACGAGTAACCGACGAGATGGACGCGATCAAATCGATCGCAGATCGACTTGAGGGCCGCCTCCACGTCCGCGACGACGTCCGTCGCTCGGGCGGGAACGTCGACTCCGCTCGGTCCATCGACTGGGGTGGGGCGGTCGCTCTGCCCGTACCCGCGGAGGTCGACCGCGAACGCGGCGCGGCCCCGCTGGGCTGCAGCGCGGAGCCACGAGTACGTCTCCTCACCGTCGGCCTCGATCGGCGGTGCGAACACCGCTCGCGTCGGATACGTCGCACCGTGGACGAACAGCACTGCCTCAGTCGCGTCATCGGGCGAGACCTCCCACAGTCTGATTCGGGTTCCGTCGGCCGCCGTAATGTCGCTCTCGACGGGAGCCATACAGCCGGATTGGTCGGCAGGATGAAAATAATACGGGTACCGACAAGCGAGACTGTGAGGCTGTGAGCGCGAATCGGTTGCTTCGAGTGCCGCCGATGCAGCTCGGGTTCCGCAACCGGAACAAGGCTTTTCCGCACTCCCGGAGACGATAGGGTATGTTTCGTGAACAATCCGCATTCACCGAACTCGAGCAGCCGTTCATCTGCACGATGATTTCGGAGCCGACGGTCGCGGAGGCGCGCAGCGTGATGAAACACTCGGAGTTCGAGGGTGCCGACTCGTTCATCGTGAACCTAATGGGCGACGGCGAGTTCGGACTCGAGCGGTCGCTCCTCAACGAGTCCGATCTCGAGGACCTCTTCGAGAGCACGTCACTGCCGTCGATGGCGTGTTACTATCGGTGGAAGTACACCGGAGAACGAGTCGGAGAAACGGACGAAGAGCGAATGGAGATACTCAAAATGGCCGTCCGAGCAGGCGCTCGGGCGGTGGACATGGTGGGCGATACCTTTGATCCGATCCCCGGGCCGGACGAGTTCTCCGACGAGGCGACCGCGTTTTCGCTCGACCCGGAGTCGCCGCCGCGGGAGTTCACGACGGACCCCGACGCGGTCGAACGGCAGCGCGCCGAAATCGGGACGATTCACAAACTCGGCGGCGAGGTCCAGCTGACAGCCCACACGAGAACCCATCTCTCACCCGAGCAGGCCCTCAATATTGCGACGGCGTTCGAGCAGCGAAACGCCGACATGGTCAAAATCGTTGGAGTCGATACGAGCTGGGACGATCTCCTCGAAACACTCGAGGCGACGGTGCTTCTGAACCGCGAACTCGATATTCCGTTCGTTATGATGAGTCACGGCCAACACGGCGTGCTCGGCCGGTACGTGACCCCATTCCTCGGATCGATGCTATGTTTCACTCAGCACGAGTATCCGCCCGGCGGGTTCTACCTGCAGCCGCTGACGGAGAACGTGCGGTCGGTGTTCGACTCGGTCCGGAACGTCACGCCGACGCGCGAACCGGAGGAGGAGAACTGGCTGTAACGATGCGTCGCGACGACCAGCACGAAGCGATTAAGAGTCGCGGCGAGATATGATCCCGTATGTCACTCGATCATCTCCATGTCGGAATCATCGAGGCGTACCTCAAACATCTTCGTCACGACCGGTTCGACAAGGCGGCAGACCAGTTCACCGAGGACGCTCACTACCTTCACCCACCGACGTTCCAAGAAGACGTCCGGGAGGTCGGACGGGAGAACATCAGACGGTACTTCGTCGAAAGCCGCGGTCCGCGGGACATCGACCACAGCATCGAGCGGGCCGTTGTCGAGGGCGATGCGTGTGCGGTCTACGGGCGGATGACTGGAGAAGACGTCGATGGGGACGAACGCTTCGTCTCATACGCGGAAGTCGAGGACGGACGGCTGTCGTACTACTGCGCCGGCTTCCTGAAAGGAACGATAGAGTAATGAGCATCCCCTGATGTCAGCCGCCGGAATCGAGTGGGAATTCGGCGATCGATTGACCGCCAAAACGGACGCGACTACCGCCCCGAAACCCCAATCGTTACGTGATGGAAGGAGTACCTGAATTAGAGATGGTTCCCGATCCCCGTCGAGCGTTAGCCGAGCGGGTCTACTACGGCTGGATCATCGTCGTCGCCTGTCTGCTGGCCACGACAGCGGTCTACGGCACGAGCTATGCGTTCGGCGTCTTCTACGACGTGTTCATCGCTGAGTTCCACGTCTCGCGATCGCTACTGGCCGGCGTGTTCGGGATGCAGACCGCACTGATCTACGTCGTCGGCGTCGGTGCCGGACGATCCGTCGACCGATACGGACAGCGGAAAACGGCAGCGGTCTCCTCGGTCCTGTTCGTCGTCGGCCTCATCTGGGCCGCAATCTCGAGATCGTATCTCGAGCTCTTCATCGCGTTCGGCCTCCTCAGCGCCGTGGGAATGGGGGGGCTGTTCGTCGTGAGCTTCGCGACGATCCCGCTCTGGTTCGAAGCTCGGCGAGGGGCAGCGTCAGGGATCGCGTCCGCCGGCCTCGGCATCGGAATGGTCGTGTTTCCGTTGGGGACGAACGTGCTCATCTCGTCGGTCGGATGGCGCCGGTCGATGCTCGGGATCGCGCTCGCGGCCGCAGTTCTCTGTTTCACCTTCACCGTACTCTTTGCTGATCGACCGGACGAAGTCGGTGCAGACCCGACCGTGGAGTTCGGAGACGGCCGCTCACCGTTCGAGACATCAGAAATTCGAACAGACGGTCAGGCACAGCCCACGTCCCTCGAGACGATCACGTCCGCGCGGTTTCTCTTTGTGTTCCTCAGTTGGGTGTTGCTGTCAGCACCCGTCTACATCGTCATCAGTCACATCGTATCTTACGCGACGATCATCGGAATCGGACGCTCTGAGGGCGTCCTCGCGCTCACGACCGTCGGTGTCATGGCGACGGTTGCCCGGTTCGGCGTCGGTTCCCTGGCGGACCGTGTCGGTCGAATTCGTACCTTCATCGCCTCTACCGTCGTGCTCGGTGCGGCGATGATCGGCGTGGCGCTCGCACCGACGGTGACAGTCTTCATCGGGACGATCGTCGTCTTCGGAGTCGGATACGGCGGCTGCGGCAGTCTCTTTTCGCCTCTGGTCGCCGATTTGTTCGGTCACGACGATCTCAATACCTTGTTCGCCGTGATGTCGCTCGCCTTCGCAGTGGCGGGCCTGACGGCACCACCGCTAGCCGGGCTCTGGTTCGAAGTCAGCGGCAGTTATACGTGGGCGTTCCTGATTACGGGTCTCGGAGCCTTCGTCGGGGCCGGGTGTGTCGCGATAGCATCGCGTCTCTCATGAGGATCAAAGCAGTCTGGCGATAGCAGCCATCGTTTTCTCCTTCTCGTCTTCCGTCATACCGAAAACGAACCCCACACGAACCGCGTCGACCGAATCGGTTTCGGCATACTGTTCGACCCGCGTTCGAACCTCTTCCGGCGTTCCCGCCGCGGCGAATTCGTCGAGCATGTCGTCCGTGATCGCGTCGGCCATGGCCGCCCGATCGTCGGCGGTCCACGCTGCCCGTATCTCGTCGACGACATCCCGATATCCCTGTGCAGCGACTGAATCACCGTAGTGGGGACCGTACGCGCCGACGAGAAACGCGAGCATCGATCGCGTCGCATCCCGAGCTCGCTCTCGGTCCGTCGAGGCAAAGCACCGGAGGATCGGACTCACACGGACGTCGGCCGGATAGCGTCCGCCGAGGGCCATCCCCCGCTCGAGGTCCGAGTACCGTTCCTCGAGTCCCGCCAGCGAGAATAGTTGCGGAACCCAGCCGTCGGCGAACCGACCGGTCAGTTCCGTGGCTTTCGGTCCCAAAGTCGCGAGGTCGATCGGCGGTGGCGTCTCGGGCAACTCGCGTTCGTACGAGAGACCGTCCATGTCGAAGATTTCGCCCGCATAGCTGGCGTTCCCGTCGTCGAAGATCGACCGTACCACCTCGACGGTCTCGCGCAACCGTCGCAGCGGCCGCTCGAACGTTGCGCCGTGCCAGCTTTCGGTGAGCGGCGGCGAACTCGGGCCGAGTCCGAGACGAAATCTACCGTCGGAGAGATCCTGCAGCGCGAGTGCGGTCTGGGCGAGCATCGCGGGAGATCGGCCGTACGGCGAGAAGACGTCATTCGAGATGCCGATTTCCTCGGTCTGATTGCCGATGAGC
Proteins encoded:
- a CDS encoding alpha/beta hydrolase, translated to MAPVESDITAADGTRIRLWEVSPDDATEAVLFVHGATYPTRAVFAPPIEADGEETYSWLRAAAQRGRAAFAVDLRGYGQSDRPTPVDGPSGVDVPARATDVVADVEAALKSICDRFDRVHLVGYSWGSIVCGVYVTTVNDDVASLTQVAPVYRPPADVAARFVDVEPLEPFRRITRDDVRERWNDQIPDGTNPSRWRSGEPESDPVLEAVWQGLASSQYRLESADVPTVEVPNGTFQDLRASTEDDPAYRADEISVPTLVVRGSLDPTAARSDALALYDELDSTACREYAEIGGGTHFLALERRRTALYDAVDSYQNRVESDR
- a CDS encoding amidase → MASDPCFTSLMEIARRIDSGDLSPVEVVDAYLERIDRRNETLRAYSTVVGEEARAEARAAERAVERGEETGPLHGVPIAIKDLFAFKEGVHHTFGSTVFEDFVSDRTAPVVERLEEAGAIVLGKTNTPEFGNRPTTDNDLVGTTRTPFDTDRTAGGSSGGSAAAVADGLAAAAQGSDAGGSIRIPAACCGVYGFKPTFGRIPNGNPSNAFAKHTPFVQHGPLTRTVEDAALLLDVMTGPHSNDPFTHPETETDYVASVTRPIDDLEIAYSPTLGMFTIDSRVRRTVDDAVDALSAAGAIVDEIAVSFDRDPDEIRTAWETLFQVMLADLDRQIRDVHTIDLLGDHRSEIDSLFTNIVEAGRAHSAMECKQADAVRTDVYADVRRVFDAYDLLVTPTIAVPPFKADRLGPTEIEGTEIDPFVDWILSWIFNMTDHPAASIPAGFVDGSLPVGMQIVGDRFAETDVLAVSGAFERQRPWHSPQPEHD
- a CDS encoding type I 3-dehydroquinate dehydratase; amino-acid sequence: MFREQSAFTELEQPFICTMISEPTVAEARSVMKHSEFEGADSFIVNLMGDGEFGLERSLLNESDLEDLFESTSLPSMACYYRWKYTGERVGETDEERMEILKMAVRAGARAVDMVGDTFDPIPGPDEFSDEATAFSLDPESPPREFTTDPDAVERQRAEIGTIHKLGGEVQLTAHTRTHLSPEQALNIATAFEQRNADMVKIVGVDTSWDDLLETLEATVLLNRELDIPFVMMSHGQHGVLGRYVTPFLGSMLCFTQHEYPPGGFYLQPLTENVRSVFDSVRNVTPTREPEEENWL
- a CDS encoding sodium:solute symporter family protein; translation: MTLAIPLQEGVTPEVSSGPLAIGVVLAYFAVVIGIGAYFYRKSRKSTSDFWIAGGQIPLWVQVFAVLSVTASAGSFFGYGGFAYAFGAAFGELVLVAVAAGGLFMMIFIAAPIRRSGVYTVPDYLKRRYQSDTVRLVAAVIFTIASWAYLIPQLTAGGITIDFVLPQLSYQAGVMAAALVFALYVSLGGMWAVTWTDFFQGIIMFLLTLVPVPIVWAQLGVTGTLNQAMAADPGFGSTKAPGLMHLGLGLVWILAFLALPQMGQRVLASDSDRTARRSFMYMNVLYIFSFTLSIFWVAGAAKVLEPNLANADYFYYAVLSSYFGPVMQGLGAAGLLSAVMSTTDALLVALSASVSHDIPKSLNVDLSERQETLLGVGVMWTGVIVAAVVAFNPPAIIGLMTTLVAGGAASGLFPALAVGTWWKRGNSYGAIASMIVGFLTYGILLFGDIMAVPYTEALVAVPLGLIVYIVVSLGTRRPTGDELAGFQEFHSHQSFVESQTETDD
- a CDS encoding nuclear transport factor 2 family protein → MSLDHLHVGIIEAYLKHLRHDRFDKAADQFTEDAHYLHPPTFQEDVREVGRENIRRYFVESRGPRDIDHSIERAVVEGDACAVYGRMTGEDVDGDERFVSYAEVEDGRLSYYCAGFLKGTIE
- a CDS encoding TIGR04024 family LLM class F420-dependent oxidoreductase, translated to MNAALDLVIMSADHDAHATMVDRARRAEELGYSRVSTGEATGWNVVPALSLIGNQTEEIGISNDVFSPYGRSPAMLAQTALALQDLSDGRFRLGLGPSSPPLTESWHGATFERPLRRLRETVEVVRSIFDDGNASYAGEIFDMDGLSYERELPETPPPIDLATLGPKATELTGRFADGWVPQLFSLAGLEERYSDLERGMALGGRYPADVRVSPILRCFASTDRERARDATRSMLAFLVGAYGPHYGDSVAAQGYRDVVDEIRAAWTADDRAAMADAITDDMLDEFAAAGTPEEVRTRVEQYAETDSVDAVRVGFVFGMTEDEKEKTMAAIARLL
- a CDS encoding MFS transporter — translated: MEGVPELEMVPDPRRALAERVYYGWIIVVACLLATTAVYGTSYAFGVFYDVFIAEFHVSRSLLAGVFGMQTALIYVVGVGAGRSVDRYGQRKTAAVSSVLFVVGLIWAAISRSYLELFIAFGLLSAVGMGGLFVVSFATIPLWFEARRGAASGIASAGLGIGMVVFPLGTNVLISSVGWRRSMLGIALAAAVLCFTFTVLFADRPDEVGADPTVEFGDGRSPFETSEIRTDGQAQPTSLETITSARFLFVFLSWVLLSAPVYIVISHIVSYATIIGIGRSEGVLALTTVGVMATVARFGVGSLADRVGRIRTFIASTVVLGAAMIGVALAPTVTVFIGTIVVFGVGYGGCGSLFSPLVADLFGHDDLNTLFAVMSLAFAVAGLTAPPLAGLWFEVSGSYTWAFLITGLGAFVGAGCVAIASRLS